From a region of the Bacillota bacterium genome:
- the mgtE gene encoding magnesium transporter, which yields MTIIESITDKEIKYIIDELFLDDTIELLEEMPANIVKKILKNANENTRKLINQLLKYPENSAGSIMTIEYVDLKKEMTVKQALEHIRKTGVDKETIDVCYVIDNNRKLEGSIPIRKLILNNEDVIVADVMDINVIAVNTHVDQEEIASLFKKYDLVAMPVVDNENRLVGIITIDDVVDVIEQENTEDFQKMAAIAPSEEEYLKSNVMMLAKHRILWLLVLMVSATFTGRVIMRYEALLQSVVALTAFIPMLMDTGGNAGSQAATLIIRGLALGEIKLNDILKIIWKEFRVSVLVGIALAGVNFIRLYFIEKTSIMITTTVCISLIVTVILAKVIGGMLPVAAKSLKLDPAIMASPLITTIVDAMSLIAYFTIATWLLGLK from the coding sequence ATAACAATTATTGAATCTATTACCGATAAGGAAATTAAATATATTATTGATGAGCTTTTTCTTGACGATACAATTGAACTTTTAGAAGAAATGCCGGCCAATATTGTAAAAAAGATTTTAAAAAATGCTAATGAGAATACGAGAAAGTTGATTAACCAGTTGCTGAAATATCCCGAAAACTCTGCCGGCAGTATAATGACAATAGAATATGTGGACCTAAAGAAAGAGATGACGGTAAAACAGGCACTGGAACACATAAGGAAAACAGGGGTTGATAAGGAAACCATAGATGTATGCTATGTAATTGATAATAACCGCAAACTTGAAGGTTCTATCCCCATTAGAAAGTTGATATTGAATAACGAAGATGTAATAGTTGCAGATGTCATGGATATAAATGTAATCGCTGTTAATACCCATGTTGACCAGGAAGAAATAGCATCGTTATTTAAAAAGTATGACCTTGTGGCAATGCCGGTGGTAGATAATGAAAACAGGCTTGTAGGGATTATAACCATTGACGACGTTGTAGATGTAATTGAACAGGAAAACACTGAAGACTTTCAAAAAATGGCGGCTATAGCGCCATCTGAAGAAGAATATTTAAAGAGCAATGTTATGATGCTGGCCAAACATAGGATTTTATGGCTTTTGGTGTTAATGGTTTCTGCCACTTTTACCGGAAGGGTTATAATGAGATATGAAGCTTTACTTCAATCAGTGGTCGCCCTAACAGCTTTTATACCGATGCTGATGGATACGGGCGGTAATGCCGGTTCTCAAGCGGCAACCCTTATAATAAGGGGATTGGCGTTGGGTGAAATTAAGCTGAATGATATCTTAAAAATTATATGGAAAGAATTCAGGGTTTCAGTTTTAGTGGGAATAGCGCTGGCAGGGGTTAATTTTATAAGATTATATTTTATAGAAAAAACTAGTATTATGATAACAACTACAGTCTGTATAAGTCTTATTGTTACTGTAATATTGGCGAAAGTAATAGGAGGCATGTTGCCTGTAGCAGCAAAGAGTCTAAAGCTAGATCCGGCCATCATGGCCAGTCCGCTTATTACAACAATTGTAGATGCTATGTCGTTAATTGCGTATTTTACTATAGCAACCTGGCTTCTGGGATTAAAGTAA